The following coding sequences are from one Humulus lupulus chromosome X, drHumLupu1.1, whole genome shotgun sequence window:
- the LOC133806664 gene encoding secreted RxLR effector protein 161-like encodes MDSVPFASGVGSVIYAMVCTRPDLAYAMSIVGRFIADSGEEHWNPLKWILIYGKGTIDVSLIYSSKFQTQSKVMGYVDSDNAGCIDTRRSLIGYVFTIQGGCVSWKANLQKVVDLSSTKVEYMEITETIKEDIWLKGLSKELGFKLEDITMLINAQT; translated from the coding sequence ATGGATTCAGTACCATTTGCTAGTGGGGTTGGAAGTGTAATATACGCCATGGTCTGCACAAGACCTGATTTGGCATATGCTATGAGCATAGTGGGTAGATTCATTGCTGACTCGGGTGAAGAGCATTGGAATCCCCTCAAATGGATTCTCATATATGGAAAAGGGACAATAGATGTTAGTCTTATCTACAGCTCTAAGTTTCAAACACAAAGCAAAGTCATGGGCTATGTGGATTCAGACAATGCTGGCTGCATTGACACTCGTAGATCTCTCATTGGATATGTATTCACAATCCAAGGTGGATGTGTGAGTTGGAAGGCAAATTTACAGAAGGTGGTGGATTTGTCATCAACAAAGGTAGAGTATATGGAAATCACAGAAACTATTAAAGAAGATATATGGCTCAAGGGCCTGTCCAAAGAATTGGGTTTCAAATTGGAAGACATAACAATGCTGATTAATGCCCAAACGTAA